One window from the genome of Paramisgurnus dabryanus chromosome 24, PD_genome_1.1, whole genome shotgun sequence encodes:
- the tcf3b gene encoding transcription factor 3b isoform X5 — MTEPQQRMTTVGTDKELSDLLDFSAMFAPPVANGKNRPTTLASSQFGGSGMDERSSPWAGGENSPSFGQVRSYGEGYGEHDGLSSPFLGTGISGKNERGPYSSFGGQPGFLPSDITMPSADAMSPSGLKSSSQFYPSYPNNPRRRPSEGGMDPQPKKIRKPSGLPSSVYAATSGDDYIRDSAAYPGSKPGSVYPGSFYMQEGLHSSSDPWAPPGSLGQSGYTAMLGNSPHINQPGSFSAISPQDRMNYPLHAADVNGFHSGSAAYSHTSSMNGTDSIMGKLQSNRGSVAGSSGDEIGKALASIYPSDHNSNNFSSAPSTPVASPQGIATTAQWPRPSSQTALSPNYEGGLHALQNKMEDRLEEAIDVLRSHVGIPGAHADMHSLLSAVSTSSGPIGVHPQPYSSNPGLPLSNRHPAMAGRHHDDNACLPASSTLLQSAHASGTPQPVGASESFNNSLPGGLGHATHSSNKSEIKNEDKEDDENSSVADKSEEEKKESKPSRNRTSLEDDDEDLPPELKVEREKERRVANNARERLRVRDINEAFKELGRMCQLHLSNDKPQTKLLILHQAVNVILNLEQQVRERNLNPKAACLKRREEEKVSGVVGDTQMHQGMGGDGRNSVSHM, encoded by the exons ATGACTGAACCACAGCAGAGGATGACCACAGTGGGAACAGATAAGGAACTCAGTGACCTGTTAGATTTTAGCGCG ATGTTTGCACCCCCTGTGGCCAATGGTAAGAACAGACCAACCACACTTGCCAGCAGTCAATTTGGTGGTTCAG GTATGGATGAACGTTCTAGTCCCTGGGCTGGCGGTGAGAACAGTCCTTCTTTCGGCCAGGTACGG AGTTATGGAGAGGGTTACGGCGAGCATGATGGACTGTCTTCTCCATTTCTTGGCACTGGGATTAGTG GTAAGAACGAAAGAGGTCCGTACTCTTCCTTTGGGGGTCAG CCGGGGTTCCTGCCCTCAGACATCACCATGCCCTCCGCAGATGCCATGTCTCCATCTGGCCTAAAATCCAGCTCTCAGTTCTACCCATCATACCCCAACAACCCCCGTAGACGCCCCTCGGAAGGAGGAATGG ACCCCCAACCAAAAAAGATCAGGAAGCCATCAGGACTGCCATCTTCT GTTTATGCTGCCACCTCTGGTGATGATTATATCCGCGACAGTGCTGCCTACCCAGGCTCCAAACCTGGATCTGTGTACCCAGGATCCTTTTACATGCAAg AGGGCCTCCACTCTTCTTCGGACCCCTGGGCCCCCCCTGGATCCTTAGGCCAGTCGGGCTACACGGCTATGCTGGGGAATTCACCGCACATCAATCAGCCCGGCTCTTTCTCGGCTATCAGTCCACAGGACAGGATG AACTACCCTCTACATGCAGCGGACGTCAATGGTTTCCATTCGGGTTCTGCAGCTTACAGCCACACTTCATCCATGAATGGAACAGACAGCATTATGGGTAAATTACAGT CCAATAGAGGGTCCGTCGCAGGCAGCTCGGGTGATGAGATCGGAAAAGCTCTCGCTTCG ATCTATCCTTCGGACCACAACAGCAACAACTTCTCCTCTGCTCCTTCCACTCCTGTGGCCTCCCCTCAGGGCATTGCGA CTACAGCTCAGTGGCCAAGGCCTTCCAGTCAGACTGCTCTGTCTCCAAATTATGAGGGTGGACTACATGCACTG CAGAACAAAATGGAAGACCGTCTGGAGGAGGCCATCGACGTGCTGCGCAGTCATGTGGGAATTCCTGGAGCCCACGCAGACATGCACAGCTTACTGAGTGCCGTCTCGACCTCCAGTGGACCCATTGGAGTTCACCCTCAGCCCTACTCTAGTAACCCTGGATTGCCTCTCAGCAACAGACATCCTGCCATG GCTGGAAGACACCATGACGACAACGCGTGCCTTCCCGCAAGCAGCACCTTGTTGCAGTCGGCTCACGCTTCGGGCACCCCGCAACCTGTAGGAGCATCGGAGAGTTTCAACAACA GTCTGCCTGGAGGTCTGGGCCACGCAACGCATTCGTCAAACAAGTCTGAAATTAAGAACGAGGACAAAGAAGACGATGAGAACTCCTCCGTTGCCGATAAGTCTGAGGAAGAGAAGAAGGAAAGCAAACCGTCTCGCAACAGAACAAG CCTGGAAGATGATGATGAGGACCTGCCGCCGGAGTTAAAGGTCGAGCGGGAGAAGGAACGACGGGTGGCCAACAACGCACGAGAGCGACTGCGAGTGCGCGACATCAACGAGGCCTTCAAAGAGCTGGGCCGTATGTGCCAACTGCACCTGAGCAATGATAAACCCCAGACCAAACTGCTCATACTGCATCAGGCCGTCAACGTGATACTAAACCTGGAGCAACAAGTCCGTG
- the tcf3b gene encoding transcription factor 3b isoform X7, with translation MTEPQQRMTTVGTDKELSDLLDFSAMFAPPVANGKNRPTTLASSQFGGSGMDERSSPWAGGENSPSFGQVRSYGEGYGEHDGLSSPFLGTGISGKNERGPYSSFGGQPGFLPSDITMPSADAMSPSGLKSSSQFYPSYPNNPRRRPSEGGMDPQPKKIRKPSGLPSSVYAATSGDDYIRDSAAYPGSKPGSVYPGSFYMQEGLHSSSDPWAPPGSLGQSGYTAMLGNSPHINQPGSFSAISPQDRMNYPLHAADVNGFHSGSAAYSHTSSMNGTDSIMANRGSVAGSSGDEIGKALASIYPSDHNSNNFSSAPSTPVASPQGIATTAQWPRPSSQTALSPNYEGGLHALQNKMEDRLEEAIDVLRSHVGIPGAHADMHSLLSAVSTSSGPIGVHPQPYSSNPGLPLSNRHPAMAGRHHDDNACLPASSTLLQSAHASGTPQPVGASESFNNSLPGGLGHATHSSNKSEIKNEDKEDDENSSVADKSEEEKKESKPSRNRTSLEDDDEDLPPELKVEREKERRVANNARERLRVRDINEAFKELGRMCQLHLSNDKPQTKLLILHQAVNVILNLEQQVRERNLNPKAACLKRREEEKVSGVVGDTQMHQGMGGDGRNSVSHM, from the exons ATGACTGAACCACAGCAGAGGATGACCACAGTGGGAACAGATAAGGAACTCAGTGACCTGTTAGATTTTAGCGCG ATGTTTGCACCCCCTGTGGCCAATGGTAAGAACAGACCAACCACACTTGCCAGCAGTCAATTTGGTGGTTCAG GTATGGATGAACGTTCTAGTCCCTGGGCTGGCGGTGAGAACAGTCCTTCTTTCGGCCAGGTACGG AGTTATGGAGAGGGTTACGGCGAGCATGATGGACTGTCTTCTCCATTTCTTGGCACTGGGATTAGTG GTAAGAACGAAAGAGGTCCGTACTCTTCCTTTGGGGGTCAG CCGGGGTTCCTGCCCTCAGACATCACCATGCCCTCCGCAGATGCCATGTCTCCATCTGGCCTAAAATCCAGCTCTCAGTTCTACCCATCATACCCCAACAACCCCCGTAGACGCCCCTCGGAAGGAGGAATGG ACCCCCAACCAAAAAAGATCAGGAAGCCATCAGGACTGCCATCTTCT GTTTATGCTGCCACCTCTGGTGATGATTATATCCGCGACAGTGCTGCCTACCCAGGCTCCAAACCTGGATCTGTGTACCCAGGATCCTTTTACATGCAAg AGGGCCTCCACTCTTCTTCGGACCCCTGGGCCCCCCCTGGATCCTTAGGCCAGTCGGGCTACACGGCTATGCTGGGGAATTCACCGCACATCAATCAGCCCGGCTCTTTCTCGGCTATCAGTCCACAGGACAGGATG AACTACCCTCTACATGCAGCGGACGTCAATGGTTTCCATTCGGGTTCTGCAGCTTACAGCCACACTTCATCCATGAATGGAACAGACAGCATTATGG CCAATAGAGGGTCCGTCGCAGGCAGCTCGGGTGATGAGATCGGAAAAGCTCTCGCTTCG ATCTATCCTTCGGACCACAACAGCAACAACTTCTCCTCTGCTCCTTCCACTCCTGTGGCCTCCCCTCAGGGCATTGCGA CTACAGCTCAGTGGCCAAGGCCTTCCAGTCAGACTGCTCTGTCTCCAAATTATGAGGGTGGACTACATGCACTG CAGAACAAAATGGAAGACCGTCTGGAGGAGGCCATCGACGTGCTGCGCAGTCATGTGGGAATTCCTGGAGCCCACGCAGACATGCACAGCTTACTGAGTGCCGTCTCGACCTCCAGTGGACCCATTGGAGTTCACCCTCAGCCCTACTCTAGTAACCCTGGATTGCCTCTCAGCAACAGACATCCTGCCATG GCTGGAAGACACCATGACGACAACGCGTGCCTTCCCGCAAGCAGCACCTTGTTGCAGTCGGCTCACGCTTCGGGCACCCCGCAACCTGTAGGAGCATCGGAGAGTTTCAACAACA GTCTGCCTGGAGGTCTGGGCCACGCAACGCATTCGTCAAACAAGTCTGAAATTAAGAACGAGGACAAAGAAGACGATGAGAACTCCTCCGTTGCCGATAAGTCTGAGGAAGAGAAGAAGGAAAGCAAACCGTCTCGCAACAGAACAAG CCTGGAAGATGATGATGAGGACCTGCCGCCGGAGTTAAAGGTCGAGCGGGAGAAGGAACGACGGGTGGCCAACAACGCACGAGAGCGACTGCGAGTGCGCGACATCAACGAGGCCTTCAAAGAGCTGGGCCGTATGTGCCAACTGCACCTGAGCAATGATAAACCCCAGACCAAACTGCTCATACTGCATCAGGCCGTCAACGTGATACTAAACCTGGAGCAACAAGTCCGTG
- the tcf3b gene encoding transcription factor 3b isoform X2, with product MTEPQQRMTTVGTDKELSDLLDFSAMFAPPVANGKNRPTTLASSQFGGSGMDERSSPWAGGENSPSFGQSYGEGYGEHDGLSSPFLGTGISGKNERGPYSSFGGQPGFLPSDITMPSADAMSPSGLKSSSQFYPSYPNNPRRRPSEGGMDPQPKKIRKPSGLPSSVYAATSGDDYIRDSAAYPGSKPGSVYPGSFYMQEGLHSSSDPWAPPGSLGQSGYTAMLGNSPHINQPGSFSAISPQDRMNYPLHAADVNGFHSGSAAYSHTSSMNGTDSIMGKLQSNRGSVAGSSGDEIGKALASIYPSDHNSNNFSSAPSTPVASPQGIATTAQWPRPSSQTALSPNYEGGLHALQNKMEDRLEEAIDVLRSHVGIPGAHADMHSLLSAVSTSSGPIGVHPQPYSSNPGLPLSNRHPAMAGRHHDDNACLPASSTLLQSAHASGTPQPVGASESFNNSLPGGLGHATHSSNKSEIKNEDKEDDENSSVADKSEEEKKESKPSRNRTRKEVFTLQALSSVSDQGEDLEDDDEDLPPELKVEREKERRVANNARERLRVRDINEAFKELGRMCQLHLSNDKPQTKLLILHQAVNVILNLEQQVRERNLNPKAACLKRREEEKVSGVVGDTQMHQGMGGDGRNSVSHM from the exons ATGACTGAACCACAGCAGAGGATGACCACAGTGGGAACAGATAAGGAACTCAGTGACCTGTTAGATTTTAGCGCG ATGTTTGCACCCCCTGTGGCCAATGGTAAGAACAGACCAACCACACTTGCCAGCAGTCAATTTGGTGGTTCAG GTATGGATGAACGTTCTAGTCCCTGGGCTGGCGGTGAGAACAGTCCTTCTTTCGGCCAG AGTTATGGAGAGGGTTACGGCGAGCATGATGGACTGTCTTCTCCATTTCTTGGCACTGGGATTAGTG GTAAGAACGAAAGAGGTCCGTACTCTTCCTTTGGGGGTCAG CCGGGGTTCCTGCCCTCAGACATCACCATGCCCTCCGCAGATGCCATGTCTCCATCTGGCCTAAAATCCAGCTCTCAGTTCTACCCATCATACCCCAACAACCCCCGTAGACGCCCCTCGGAAGGAGGAATGG ACCCCCAACCAAAAAAGATCAGGAAGCCATCAGGACTGCCATCTTCT GTTTATGCTGCCACCTCTGGTGATGATTATATCCGCGACAGTGCTGCCTACCCAGGCTCCAAACCTGGATCTGTGTACCCAGGATCCTTTTACATGCAAg AGGGCCTCCACTCTTCTTCGGACCCCTGGGCCCCCCCTGGATCCTTAGGCCAGTCGGGCTACACGGCTATGCTGGGGAATTCACCGCACATCAATCAGCCCGGCTCTTTCTCGGCTATCAGTCCACAGGACAGGATG AACTACCCTCTACATGCAGCGGACGTCAATGGTTTCCATTCGGGTTCTGCAGCTTACAGCCACACTTCATCCATGAATGGAACAGACAGCATTATGGGTAAATTACAGT CCAATAGAGGGTCCGTCGCAGGCAGCTCGGGTGATGAGATCGGAAAAGCTCTCGCTTCG ATCTATCCTTCGGACCACAACAGCAACAACTTCTCCTCTGCTCCTTCCACTCCTGTGGCCTCCCCTCAGGGCATTGCGA CTACAGCTCAGTGGCCAAGGCCTTCCAGTCAGACTGCTCTGTCTCCAAATTATGAGGGTGGACTACATGCACTG CAGAACAAAATGGAAGACCGTCTGGAGGAGGCCATCGACGTGCTGCGCAGTCATGTGGGAATTCCTGGAGCCCACGCAGACATGCACAGCTTACTGAGTGCCGTCTCGACCTCCAGTGGACCCATTGGAGTTCACCCTCAGCCCTACTCTAGTAACCCTGGATTGCCTCTCAGCAACAGACATCCTGCCATG GCTGGAAGACACCATGACGACAACGCGTGCCTTCCCGCAAGCAGCACCTTGTTGCAGTCGGCTCACGCTTCGGGCACCCCGCAACCTGTAGGAGCATCGGAGAGTTTCAACAACA GTCTGCCTGGAGGTCTGGGCCACGCAACGCATTCGTCAAACAAGTCTGAAATTAAGAACGAGGACAAAGAAGACGATGAGAACTCCTCCGTTGCCGATAAGTCTGAGGAAGAGAAGAAGGAAAGCAAACCGTCTCGCAACAGAACAAG AAAGGAGGTGTTTACTCTTCAAGCCCTTTCAAGTGTATCAGACCAGGGAGAAGA CCTGGAAGATGATGATGAGGACCTGCCGCCGGAGTTAAAGGTCGAGCGGGAGAAGGAACGACGGGTGGCCAACAACGCACGAGAGCGACTGCGAGTGCGCGACATCAACGAGGCCTTCAAAGAGCTGGGCCGTATGTGCCAACTGCACCTGAGCAATGATAAACCCCAGACCAAACTGCTCATACTGCATCAGGCCGTCAACGTGATACTAAACCTGGAGCAACAAGTCCGTG
- the tcf3b gene encoding transcription factor 3b isoform X4 has protein sequence MTEPQQRMTTVGTDKELSDLLDFSAMFAPPVANGKNRPTTLASSQFGGSGMDERSSPWAGGENSPSFGQSYGEGYGEHDGLSSPFLGTGISGKNERGPYSSFGGQPGFLPSDITMPSADAMSPSGLKSSSQFYPSYPNNPRRRPSEGGMDPQPKKIRKPSGLPSSVYAATSGDDYIRDSAAYPGSKPGSVYPGSFYMQEGLHSSSDPWAPPGSLGQSGYTAMLGNSPHINQPGSFSAISPQDRMNYPLHAADVNGFHSGSAAYSHTSSMNGTDSIMANRGSVAGSSGDEIGKALASIYPSDHNSNNFSSAPSTPVASPQGIATTAQWPRPSSQTALSPNYEGGLHALQNKMEDRLEEAIDVLRSHVGIPGAHADMHSLLSAVSTSSGPIGVHPQPYSSNPGLPLSNRHPAMAGRHHDDNACLPASSTLLQSAHASGTPQPVGASESFNNSLPGGLGHATHSSNKSEIKNEDKEDDENSSVADKSEEEKKESKPSRNRTRKEVFTLQALSSVSDQGEDLEDDDEDLPPELKVEREKERRVANNARERLRVRDINEAFKELGRMCQLHLSNDKPQTKLLILHQAVNVILNLEQQVRERNLNPKAACLKRREEEKVSGVVGDTQMHQGMGGDGRNSVSHM, from the exons ATGACTGAACCACAGCAGAGGATGACCACAGTGGGAACAGATAAGGAACTCAGTGACCTGTTAGATTTTAGCGCG ATGTTTGCACCCCCTGTGGCCAATGGTAAGAACAGACCAACCACACTTGCCAGCAGTCAATTTGGTGGTTCAG GTATGGATGAACGTTCTAGTCCCTGGGCTGGCGGTGAGAACAGTCCTTCTTTCGGCCAG AGTTATGGAGAGGGTTACGGCGAGCATGATGGACTGTCTTCTCCATTTCTTGGCACTGGGATTAGTG GTAAGAACGAAAGAGGTCCGTACTCTTCCTTTGGGGGTCAG CCGGGGTTCCTGCCCTCAGACATCACCATGCCCTCCGCAGATGCCATGTCTCCATCTGGCCTAAAATCCAGCTCTCAGTTCTACCCATCATACCCCAACAACCCCCGTAGACGCCCCTCGGAAGGAGGAATGG ACCCCCAACCAAAAAAGATCAGGAAGCCATCAGGACTGCCATCTTCT GTTTATGCTGCCACCTCTGGTGATGATTATATCCGCGACAGTGCTGCCTACCCAGGCTCCAAACCTGGATCTGTGTACCCAGGATCCTTTTACATGCAAg AGGGCCTCCACTCTTCTTCGGACCCCTGGGCCCCCCCTGGATCCTTAGGCCAGTCGGGCTACACGGCTATGCTGGGGAATTCACCGCACATCAATCAGCCCGGCTCTTTCTCGGCTATCAGTCCACAGGACAGGATG AACTACCCTCTACATGCAGCGGACGTCAATGGTTTCCATTCGGGTTCTGCAGCTTACAGCCACACTTCATCCATGAATGGAACAGACAGCATTATGG CCAATAGAGGGTCCGTCGCAGGCAGCTCGGGTGATGAGATCGGAAAAGCTCTCGCTTCG ATCTATCCTTCGGACCACAACAGCAACAACTTCTCCTCTGCTCCTTCCACTCCTGTGGCCTCCCCTCAGGGCATTGCGA CTACAGCTCAGTGGCCAAGGCCTTCCAGTCAGACTGCTCTGTCTCCAAATTATGAGGGTGGACTACATGCACTG CAGAACAAAATGGAAGACCGTCTGGAGGAGGCCATCGACGTGCTGCGCAGTCATGTGGGAATTCCTGGAGCCCACGCAGACATGCACAGCTTACTGAGTGCCGTCTCGACCTCCAGTGGACCCATTGGAGTTCACCCTCAGCCCTACTCTAGTAACCCTGGATTGCCTCTCAGCAACAGACATCCTGCCATG GCTGGAAGACACCATGACGACAACGCGTGCCTTCCCGCAAGCAGCACCTTGTTGCAGTCGGCTCACGCTTCGGGCACCCCGCAACCTGTAGGAGCATCGGAGAGTTTCAACAACA GTCTGCCTGGAGGTCTGGGCCACGCAACGCATTCGTCAAACAAGTCTGAAATTAAGAACGAGGACAAAGAAGACGATGAGAACTCCTCCGTTGCCGATAAGTCTGAGGAAGAGAAGAAGGAAAGCAAACCGTCTCGCAACAGAACAAG AAAGGAGGTGTTTACTCTTCAAGCCCTTTCAAGTGTATCAGACCAGGGAGAAGA CCTGGAAGATGATGATGAGGACCTGCCGCCGGAGTTAAAGGTCGAGCGGGAGAAGGAACGACGGGTGGCCAACAACGCACGAGAGCGACTGCGAGTGCGCGACATCAACGAGGCCTTCAAAGAGCTGGGCCGTATGTGCCAACTGCACCTGAGCAATGATAAACCCCAGACCAAACTGCTCATACTGCATCAGGCCGTCAACGTGATACTAAACCTGGAGCAACAAGTCCGTG
- the tcf3b gene encoding transcription factor 3b isoform X1 — MTEPQQRMTTVGTDKELSDLLDFSAMFAPPVANGKNRPTTLASSQFGGSGMDERSSPWAGGENSPSFGQVRSYGEGYGEHDGLSSPFLGTGISGKNERGPYSSFGGQPGFLPSDITMPSADAMSPSGLKSSSQFYPSYPNNPRRRPSEGGMDPQPKKIRKPSGLPSSVYAATSGDDYIRDSAAYPGSKPGSVYPGSFYMQEGLHSSSDPWAPPGSLGQSGYTAMLGNSPHINQPGSFSAISPQDRMNYPLHAADVNGFHSGSAAYSHTSSMNGTDSIMGKLQSNRGSVAGSSGDEIGKALASIYPSDHNSNNFSSAPSTPVASPQGIATTAQWPRPSSQTALSPNYEGGLHALQNKMEDRLEEAIDVLRSHVGIPGAHADMHSLLSAVSTSSGPIGVHPQPYSSNPGLPLSNRHPAMAGRHHDDNACLPASSTLLQSAHASGTPQPVGASESFNNSLPGGLGHATHSSNKSEIKNEDKEDDENSSVADKSEEEKKESKPSRNRTRKEVFTLQALSSVSDQGEDLEDDDEDLPPELKVEREKERRVANNARERLRVRDINEAFKELGRMCQLHLSNDKPQTKLLILHQAVNVILNLEQQVRERNLNPKAACLKRREEEKVSGVVGDTQMHQGMGGDGRNSVSHM; from the exons ATGACTGAACCACAGCAGAGGATGACCACAGTGGGAACAGATAAGGAACTCAGTGACCTGTTAGATTTTAGCGCG ATGTTTGCACCCCCTGTGGCCAATGGTAAGAACAGACCAACCACACTTGCCAGCAGTCAATTTGGTGGTTCAG GTATGGATGAACGTTCTAGTCCCTGGGCTGGCGGTGAGAACAGTCCTTCTTTCGGCCAGGTACGG AGTTATGGAGAGGGTTACGGCGAGCATGATGGACTGTCTTCTCCATTTCTTGGCACTGGGATTAGTG GTAAGAACGAAAGAGGTCCGTACTCTTCCTTTGGGGGTCAG CCGGGGTTCCTGCCCTCAGACATCACCATGCCCTCCGCAGATGCCATGTCTCCATCTGGCCTAAAATCCAGCTCTCAGTTCTACCCATCATACCCCAACAACCCCCGTAGACGCCCCTCGGAAGGAGGAATGG ACCCCCAACCAAAAAAGATCAGGAAGCCATCAGGACTGCCATCTTCT GTTTATGCTGCCACCTCTGGTGATGATTATATCCGCGACAGTGCTGCCTACCCAGGCTCCAAACCTGGATCTGTGTACCCAGGATCCTTTTACATGCAAg AGGGCCTCCACTCTTCTTCGGACCCCTGGGCCCCCCCTGGATCCTTAGGCCAGTCGGGCTACACGGCTATGCTGGGGAATTCACCGCACATCAATCAGCCCGGCTCTTTCTCGGCTATCAGTCCACAGGACAGGATG AACTACCCTCTACATGCAGCGGACGTCAATGGTTTCCATTCGGGTTCTGCAGCTTACAGCCACACTTCATCCATGAATGGAACAGACAGCATTATGGGTAAATTACAGT CCAATAGAGGGTCCGTCGCAGGCAGCTCGGGTGATGAGATCGGAAAAGCTCTCGCTTCG ATCTATCCTTCGGACCACAACAGCAACAACTTCTCCTCTGCTCCTTCCACTCCTGTGGCCTCCCCTCAGGGCATTGCGA CTACAGCTCAGTGGCCAAGGCCTTCCAGTCAGACTGCTCTGTCTCCAAATTATGAGGGTGGACTACATGCACTG CAGAACAAAATGGAAGACCGTCTGGAGGAGGCCATCGACGTGCTGCGCAGTCATGTGGGAATTCCTGGAGCCCACGCAGACATGCACAGCTTACTGAGTGCCGTCTCGACCTCCAGTGGACCCATTGGAGTTCACCCTCAGCCCTACTCTAGTAACCCTGGATTGCCTCTCAGCAACAGACATCCTGCCATG GCTGGAAGACACCATGACGACAACGCGTGCCTTCCCGCAAGCAGCACCTTGTTGCAGTCGGCTCACGCTTCGGGCACCCCGCAACCTGTAGGAGCATCGGAGAGTTTCAACAACA GTCTGCCTGGAGGTCTGGGCCACGCAACGCATTCGTCAAACAAGTCTGAAATTAAGAACGAGGACAAAGAAGACGATGAGAACTCCTCCGTTGCCGATAAGTCTGAGGAAGAGAAGAAGGAAAGCAAACCGTCTCGCAACAGAACAAG AAAGGAGGTGTTTACTCTTCAAGCCCTTTCAAGTGTATCAGACCAGGGAGAAGA CCTGGAAGATGATGATGAGGACCTGCCGCCGGAGTTAAAGGTCGAGCGGGAGAAGGAACGACGGGTGGCCAACAACGCACGAGAGCGACTGCGAGTGCGCGACATCAACGAGGCCTTCAAAGAGCTGGGCCGTATGTGCCAACTGCACCTGAGCAATGATAAACCCCAGACCAAACTGCTCATACTGCATCAGGCCGTCAACGTGATACTAAACCTGGAGCAACAAGTCCGTG
- the tcf3b gene encoding transcription factor 3b isoform X6 gives MFAPPVANGKNRPTTLASSQFGGSGMDERSSPWAGGENSPSFGQVRSYGEGYGEHDGLSSPFLGTGISGKNERGPYSSFGGQPGFLPSDITMPSADAMSPSGLKSSSQFYPSYPNNPRRRPSEGGMDPQPKKIRKPSGLPSSVYAATSGDDYIRDSAAYPGSKPGSVYPGSFYMQEGLHSSSDPWAPPGSLGQSGYTAMLGNSPHINQPGSFSAISPQDRMNYPLHAADVNGFHSGSAAYSHTSSMNGTDSIMGKLQSNRGSVAGSSGDEIGKALASIYPSDHNSNNFSSAPSTPVASPQGIATTAQWPRPSSQTALSPNYEGGLHALQNKMEDRLEEAIDVLRSHVGIPGAHADMHSLLSAVSTSSGPIGVHPQPYSSNPGLPLSNRHPAMAGRHHDDNACLPASSTLLQSAHASGTPQPVGASESFNNSLPGGLGHATHSSNKSEIKNEDKEDDENSSVADKSEEEKKESKPSRNRTRKEVFTLQALSSVSDQGEDLEDDDEDLPPELKVEREKERRVANNARERLRVRDINEAFKELGRMCQLHLSNDKPQTKLLILHQAVNVILNLEQQVRERNLNPKAACLKRREEEKVSGVVGDTQMHQGMGGDGRNSVSHM, from the exons ATGTTTGCACCCCCTGTGGCCAATGGTAAGAACAGACCAACCACACTTGCCAGCAGTCAATTTGGTGGTTCAG GTATGGATGAACGTTCTAGTCCCTGGGCTGGCGGTGAGAACAGTCCTTCTTTCGGCCAGGTACGG AGTTATGGAGAGGGTTACGGCGAGCATGATGGACTGTCTTCTCCATTTCTTGGCACTGGGATTAGTG GTAAGAACGAAAGAGGTCCGTACTCTTCCTTTGGGGGTCAG CCGGGGTTCCTGCCCTCAGACATCACCATGCCCTCCGCAGATGCCATGTCTCCATCTGGCCTAAAATCCAGCTCTCAGTTCTACCCATCATACCCCAACAACCCCCGTAGACGCCCCTCGGAAGGAGGAATGG ACCCCCAACCAAAAAAGATCAGGAAGCCATCAGGACTGCCATCTTCT GTTTATGCTGCCACCTCTGGTGATGATTATATCCGCGACAGTGCTGCCTACCCAGGCTCCAAACCTGGATCTGTGTACCCAGGATCCTTTTACATGCAAg AGGGCCTCCACTCTTCTTCGGACCCCTGGGCCCCCCCTGGATCCTTAGGCCAGTCGGGCTACACGGCTATGCTGGGGAATTCACCGCACATCAATCAGCCCGGCTCTTTCTCGGCTATCAGTCCACAGGACAGGATG AACTACCCTCTACATGCAGCGGACGTCAATGGTTTCCATTCGGGTTCTGCAGCTTACAGCCACACTTCATCCATGAATGGAACAGACAGCATTATGGGTAAATTACAGT CCAATAGAGGGTCCGTCGCAGGCAGCTCGGGTGATGAGATCGGAAAAGCTCTCGCTTCG ATCTATCCTTCGGACCACAACAGCAACAACTTCTCCTCTGCTCCTTCCACTCCTGTGGCCTCCCCTCAGGGCATTGCGA CTACAGCTCAGTGGCCAAGGCCTTCCAGTCAGACTGCTCTGTCTCCAAATTATGAGGGTGGACTACATGCACTG CAGAACAAAATGGAAGACCGTCTGGAGGAGGCCATCGACGTGCTGCGCAGTCATGTGGGAATTCCTGGAGCCCACGCAGACATGCACAGCTTACTGAGTGCCGTCTCGACCTCCAGTGGACCCATTGGAGTTCACCCTCAGCCCTACTCTAGTAACCCTGGATTGCCTCTCAGCAACAGACATCCTGCCATG GCTGGAAGACACCATGACGACAACGCGTGCCTTCCCGCAAGCAGCACCTTGTTGCAGTCGGCTCACGCTTCGGGCACCCCGCAACCTGTAGGAGCATCGGAGAGTTTCAACAACA GTCTGCCTGGAGGTCTGGGCCACGCAACGCATTCGTCAAACAAGTCTGAAATTAAGAACGAGGACAAAGAAGACGATGAGAACTCCTCCGTTGCCGATAAGTCTGAGGAAGAGAAGAAGGAAAGCAAACCGTCTCGCAACAGAACAAG AAAGGAGGTGTTTACTCTTCAAGCCCTTTCAAGTGTATCAGACCAGGGAGAAGA CCTGGAAGATGATGATGAGGACCTGCCGCCGGAGTTAAAGGTCGAGCGGGAGAAGGAACGACGGGTGGCCAACAACGCACGAGAGCGACTGCGAGTGCGCGACATCAACGAGGCCTTCAAAGAGCTGGGCCGTATGTGCCAACTGCACCTGAGCAATGATAAACCCCAGACCAAACTGCTCATACTGCATCAGGCCGTCAACGTGATACTAAACCTGGAGCAACAAGTCCGTG